The DNA region GCCCAATTTCAACACAACTAAATTTACTTTTTACCACTAATATGGGTTTCATATaaagctatcaaattaggactaaATTCTCTCCGATACTCCTTCAAGAAACTACAAAATCGAAGGTGCCCATACACTTGACAATTCCAAAACATAGCTCTAAATACtgaaatcatcaataaaaacaaaaaaaaaattaaagacacCAACCTGGGATTACGCCAAAACGGTGTCTACCAATAATTCAACATCAGACCCTTAAGGCTCAGTAGTATCACCATCGATTGTAGCATCCTCTCCAAACTCCCTACTAAGGTCAGCAACCAAATCCCCAATCGCTCGATCGACTGGAACCAATCCATTATCCTCGTCTGACAGCATTACTGGCTTTGGCCCAAAATTTTCACCTGCTTCGACGGCCCCAACCATCGACTGGTGTCCGAACCCTTCTCTTCTATTCACGCTCGAAACAGAAACAATAGCTGCCCCCGACTCAGTTTCCCCAAAAAAATCCTTTTTCAGACAATACCTTCACTACTGTATGATTTTTCTTATTCAAACCGTGCCCCACTACTTGAAACCTAATGGACTTGAGTCCCTGGTCCATTAGTTTTAAACCCATAGAAGATCTGCCATCGAAAGGATTGCTGCACAACCCAGATCCTGACTCAATCGTAACCCTAAACTCTATACTCTAAATCTGCTATCGAAAGGCTTGATTTTAGGTCTAGATACTAAAGCTATCCCTTTACCTTTATATTTTCTCAACCTTCTTTTATTAATTCTGGCTTTTGTTGGGGGAATTTCTAGAATTCTCTAGATTTTATTTCCCCAAATCACATGAAAACAACTCCTAATTTTCAATATCGTCCATCAACGATGTTGCTGTTGACCCATCAAGTTCTCCTTGATCTACGTTGAGAACTTCAAATTTGGACCTTCTGACCATTGTGCCACCGTTGATTCCACTAGATTTTATTGTCGTTGATTTAAAAGTTTGTGGTTTCCTTCGCTCCACTAGCATCCATGGCCCAAACAGATCTTCATTGGATTTTTCTTCAGACTTTGATGTCTTACCCAGGTTAACTGATTCCAATTTCTCCATCGTTTCATCCCGCTCGAAATTGTAACTGCAAGATTCACGAACGTGCCCGAATCGCCCATATCCGAAACACACCAAAGATAAGGATTCATATTCCACACATTGAATCCTACCTTCAATAAGGATTTTCGAAACCATGGGTTTCCCAAAGTCGATATAGACTGCAAGTATAGCAATTTGGCCCCTAGATTTACTATCAATATTCCAATCTATTTTCGCAACCAGCCCAATTGCACtaacaataaatttaaacaaactcTATGTACATTCCTTCTGGTAGTGTAGGTAGTCTGATCTAGACTATCAAGTCACTTGATTGACTTTGTGCAATTGAAAATGTCAGGAACCAAGGACGTACAGTGAGGTATTGGCTGAAAATGGTCCATAGCCCTCCTGATAATGCATAGAGATAATCATCATCGTCTTGGAACTTCACAAAAAAAGTATTTGTTCTCCAAATCAATGACTTGTATTGGTTTTTTAGTATTTAAGAAAACTTTCAGCCTATTGACCATGGTCGAGTATGAGATCTTCCTACCCAGTAATATCACTATGGCAGTTCTAGCCATGCGTTTACTTGATCTGAAAAAGTGATGGAAGGAGTTCCATATATCAACTCTTTCTTAGCAACTCCCTTGAGTAGATCAAATTCCTCTTCAACTTGAAACCTTTTCTCTTTAAACAATGATCCCAACAGTTTGTTAACACTCTTCAAGCTTTATTCGAATCCACTTTGATGCCCTTATTATTCACAATCGGATCAACAACGTCCGGAGGCTCTTCCGACCTCTTCCTTGCCCTTTTCGTGGCCCTTCAAATGGACCCATCTGCTGTAGCCAAACCTTCACCTTTAGAGctcattttaaaaatgataattaaataatataatattaattatatatacactACAACAATATGAATGTTGcaatttaaaaacaatataacTTGTCATAGTTTATATATCACCATTTTCCTAGTAAAATTGTTAATGAGACATGTTATAcgtattataaataaatttttatttattttaaagacacACCATCTATCAATGAACATTTAAAAAAGTGCTATAAATATTTCTATCAAAaagtattataaatattttattattacaaaataacaaaaaaattgttATACACTGAAATTATGATGCTCATTaaacctttattttatttaaaactttattttatttatgcttCTTGTGTGTATAAATATAACCATCAGAGAatcattataaatatttctattgatcaataaaataaacACTTTCCTTTtgctctcaatttttttttctctctattattttatttcataacaatttcttaatttaatttcaccataaatatatcaaataataatccaatatttacatatacataaaaacaaaataaactcAATCCACATCTCTCGAACTTGGCATGATAAACAGAAGATAAATTTTGTTTATTCTTACATTTTGTTATGCTCTattggaaattgaatttgaaattttagatgTAAGAATGAAAATTAATTGAGATCCAATATAATAcatattagaaaaatataaaaacattaatttatcaaatccaaaaatccaaaaatattttaaaagagataattatttgatacacgGTAAAACTTTCTATCTCCACACGTGATAAGATTTTCAACTAGTATACCGAACAATtactctaaaaaaatttaaatttattactaaataGGCATctaataaatccataaatatgaGAAATTATCATGAGTGTTACCTTTTTAAATAGCTTACTATTCAATTTACACTTTTAAAAACCTAAATCCAAATACTAAAATCCTAATTCCCAAAAGCTACCCTAAAGAATTCACTATATTTAACGATAAACAGGCGCTTTGCTGATTGCCAATTTTAAAGCTGAATATGGAAAATGACTCGAGTGCCTTATTGTTTAAGAACTTAAAATCCGCTCCcgaaaaaaaggggaaaagaacTATTAATATAACGCAACAAAATATTAAAAGCGGGAAAGCAAAAACTATGAGGTATTTATAtggacttctatctatcagactATGACCCTTTTTAAAAGaaggaaaacaaaaatgggaACGATAAAAGCAACACTAGTAGACACTCTCCAGCACCTCTCTGAAGCACCACAAAATTTAGCATACAAGGGCCGTTTGTTAACATTTATGCTATGCAAAAAGTAAACCTGGATTCTTTGGTCAGGGCTCTACTAATGGCACTGCAACTGATATCTCCATTCATTCACATTACAGCGTTATTCTTCCATTTCCTAACAAGAAGTCAAGACTGATGATCAGGTGACAATTATTGGGAGAATGAACCTGAATAAAGCAGAACTCATAAGAACGGTATATCATATTCGAATCAAAGTACTTTACCACTTTAATATCACCAGAAAGTCCCAAATCCAGAACTGAACTTTCTGACATGCAATTTACATGCACAATGGGGCTGTAGGCTGCACAGCCATCAGTAGTTCCCACCCCACCCTCCTTTGATGGGATAGCCAAGTATGCTGCTCCCTTAAACATCCATTCACCCCTGTTCAGGCTAAAATAATCTTCAAATAGCTCGCCGCATAACAAGCATGCACACTGATTTTCATCTGCAGGAACCATAAGCTCAGCCTTTTCTGTTGTCTTTTCCAACTTGTTCAGAGAACCAGTGGAACCAAATACCAATTGCCCAGGCTTTCCAGCAAGCCAATCATCTAACTTTGGGTACCATCCCCTCAATGCCCTACCAGAACCTCTTGATTCAGTTTTCTTCATTTCATGCCACTCTAAGTGTCTATCAAGCCTTCCCTGAAGCTTAAGTCGAAGACCACATAGGCTGCAACAATGTGGAAGGTCATCCAACAATCCACTGATCACAGATGAATGAAATTCTCTGATTACGTCGGGCCTGAGTTCTAATCCTATGAAGCTTTCTACTTCTGTTGAGGTGAACTGATGTGAGGCAACTGAACATTTCGGAGCAGGTTCAGCATGTGGTATCTCATCCATTGTGGAGGATCGAGGAGCATCAGATGAACTCTGAATGTCTGAATTCTTGTTCAGTGATTCAGTTGGCCTCTCAATTCCTGGGCTCTTTTGTATTTGGATGGGCATTGGAAGAGATGCAGCACCCTTCTTTGCCGCAGATATCAAACCTTTGGCAACTAATGAGCTCAGAAGGTTGGATATAGGATTTGTATCCTTGCTTTCAGCATCAGAAGTTGGTGATGGGGCATTACTAACAAGAGATGAAGGTGGTGGTCCAGGAGGCAGTGGCAGCTGTTCTACTTTTTCCCGGGAACTATTTGGTGTAGCTGCTATTGAATCATGGGTTGCAGAACCAGATGAAATTGCACTATCAAGCATCAAACCTGAGGTTGTTAAAACAGCAGGAGGCCGATTTGGGACTGAAGGCTGAGAAATTTGCCCCCCATCTTGAGAAATCTTAGTTGGAAGGCTTCCAGTAAATGAAGTGCTGGAGAGGATTCCACACTTCATTACAGCAGCTAATAGATTACTCGTACTTGATAATTCTGAAGATTGAATTGCAAGAGGATTGGAATGCTCCAATGCACTTCCAAGTGTTGAGGCTGCTTCTACTTTGGAGATTTGAGACGGAAGAGGCTTCTGAGTCTGACCAGAAGGTTCAGCCTGCACAGAGTCTGGTTGTGGAGGCTGTGAAAGGTGAGAACGAAGGCTAGGATGCAAAGAAGCAGAAGTATGAGGAGAGCGTCTATGAGACCCAACATTTAACTTCACTGAAAAATTGGATGGTTTCAGATCAGCCGGAAGCAGGGAAACAGCTTGCTGATAGTCTGGATCAGTCAATTTCTGTAGCTGTTGATGGGGATGGCGTGCAGGAAAAGAAGGTGAAGGTGAATGTTGGCGCATAGGAGACTGTTCAGGAGGTGATGCAGTTCCCATGGGCTGAAAACGCTGCTTTCCTGAAGTACCTGTGGATCCTGATGCCACATTCGTCAAAATCTCGACACCTGAGGCTCCCAAACGGGATGAATTTGTTTGTGGTCGCATTCCTATACTGGTCAAGGAAGAACTTGCACCAGTAGGCAACCCACCAACAGTAGCAGAATAGCTTTCAGTACGTCTTGAACTCATAGCAGGCAAACCATCTGTACATGCAGTAGAAATCTGACGCCCAAATGAAGTTTTGTCCTGCTCAGTGGATAATGCATCAGCAGAAGTATCTCTATCAAACCTTGACCCCGCATCATGAATGCTTTGAGGTCTGTGGAGCTGACTTTCAAAATCCTGGAATATAAAATGTATCCCTGGTTATAAATATCCAGGAAAAAAAATCCTAGaggaaagaaatgaaagaaaactagaaaagaataaaaaaggtaAACAATCAAACAACCATAATGTTTCTTTCCATGTAACAGAAGTTCTGAGTAATGCATTATATCTACATTACTGTTCATGCAAGATTACCATTTTTTCTGAAACATCAGGAGTCCAACGATCTCTCCTCAAGTTATTAGAGAAGTTGGCTGCATCAAGTTCAGACAACCTAGAGTGCATCTCCCACATAAACTCCTCCTCCTCAGAGTTTTTCCAGCTGCTAGACAACCCACTGCTGTTTCTACCAGAAATGTTATGTGTTACCTGTAAACGAGGATCAGCATTCACAGATTTGGATGCTGAGTAATTTAGAGATCCAGGCTTAATGTTGAAACCATTCCTCTGGCCGGGAATAGTCTTAGTAATGCTGCTTGTAGCTCCAAACCAAGGTGCATCAAGCCCCTGATCAGTAACATTCCCCCTGGTTCTTCTAACTTCTATGCCAGGAGTCTGTAAAAGATCAGAACAATAGTCATAATCACCAACAGGACAGATGTTCTTCTCACAAACAGGCTCATTGTACATGTCTATATGAGAACACTGAATGTGCTGATAATTTTAAGATATCGGCAGAAAGTGATAAGAGAATAAATAGATTATAACATACTTTAAAACACTTCACATACATTCATTTTAACAGAATGATCTCCGTACGACAGTCCAGCTATGCTGCGTCCTCTATCTGGCCTCTCAGACTCCTCCTTTGAGTTGGCCAAAGTCCCAGCCATATCATTGACCATACCTTTTGCCTTCATCATGTAAAACCAAATCAAAAGAAAACCCCTTATAGTACAAACATTAAAAGCTGAAATGAACTTGATGAATAtgagaaggaagaaaaaataAGGGTGGCGCATTGATACAGATGATCCTGTGAAGGACTAGAAAGGAATGATATAGAATGACtcttaaaattttgtttgttaGTCTTCAAATGGTTGAGAAAAAACATTAGCAATGCTTGCTTTATAAACATGATCAGACCTCCAACCTCCACAATTGCTTCAGAAATATACTGAATAAAATCCAACGTATATCATGCCCAAAAAAGAGGATTATGGAATTTACCCTGCTTGATTGTTGAAGACGCTGCTTCTCTAGATACTTCGGGTTTACATGAATGCTTTGTGGTGGACGCTGTGACAGTGTGTCCATTCTAGATGTTGTGTTTCCTGAAGATGAACTATTTACCAAAGGAGTGAAGCCAAGTTCCTTTTCAATCACTTGGAGAGTCTGAAGAGGGAATACCCCTTTCCAGGTTCCAAAAAGATGTCGCATACTCTGATGCAAGGGAGCATCAACTTGTCTATATGCTTTGCAGAACACCTAAAAACAGCAGTCAAAATGTAAAACACCATTACACTTGCAATATGAGTATCAAACACATTATAGATAAACACATACATAACACAGAAAGAGGTTTTCAACATTTGGAAGAGTTTGCGACTCTGAGCACAAAGTAAAAATGGATATCTTCGTTAAAGGATAGAATCTTTTTCATAGCATACTCGTCAAACACATTCTAGATAAATACAGAagttaaacaaaaagaaaagaagttttcAGCATCTGGAAGAGTTAGAGACTCTGAGCATAAAGTAAAAATGGATATCTTTGTTAAAGGATATAATCTTTGTCATAACATAGTCTTCTGCAATTTCTCAGACAACAAACATAAGCACATTACAAGACATCCCCCAAGAGCAACAATGTAGCCAAAGGAAAAAGAATGAAATCCTAACCTCAGGTAATCTGGCAGCAAAACATTTAATGTAGTCTCTCCCAATATTCTTTACAATACTATCTAAAAGATAGAGTGATGGCAGCTTTTGGTCACTGGGAACCTGCAAAGTCATTTTTTATCAGCTCTCAAACCTCAAAAGCAACCTTCATAATTCTTCATCAAAATACCAATCACATCCATACTACAAGCAATGCTGTAATGAAAAGAAAGACAGTGGAGGGAGGAGGGAGGATTGCAAACAGAAAATTGGGTGAACCAAAAGCTTTCATTCTCCTcataatgaaagaaaaagaaaagcaaaaagttTCACAAATGAAGATTTTCATCGTTAAACAAAGTTCTGGATTGCATTCCTTCTATCAGAGTTGACTGCCTTTTACCTCATCAACTTAGATGTTTAACTTCATTTCCCTAAAATCTGACCTCACCATATCTATTTATGATTTCAGCTTATCCCAGGTTTTCATGACTTTCTACCAGATTCCAACCTTAACAAATGGCTCCATCAAAGAGAAAGCATTCTTTCAGATCCAAGCAATTAACATCAGAGGCACCATTATATACTTTGTAGACTTAGAAAGCAATATTTTACGATTTGCCAATGGAAAACCAATGAGTACTGGGAGCAACAGGGTGCTCAACATAAGCATTCACAACGGCATTAGCATTTCTAGTTCTATTTACTCATATCGCCAAACAAAATGTGATTTGAGTAGAATAACAAAACATTGCTAGCAAAAGATGATGACATGTAAGTAGGAAAGCGCTATACTCACTTGAGAAGGAAAAATGAAATGAAGCGGCCATATAAGGATATTGATGTGAGAAAACCCCGACAAATGGATATAATAGCTTAATGAGATTCCTAACCCAATACAATTCATTAGATATAAGTTTCATAATATATGGACTCTCTTTATATTCCATTTCAACATACGCCTGTAATGTTTACAGTCTCTATAATTCATTGGCCAGCTGTTTACAAATTCTGGGGTGATCAGAAACATATTAGATCCATGAAAAAATAGCACAGACATCCAATGAAAGAAGACATTTGCAGGCAACATGGCCTTAGACCGGAACCGCATAGACTAGGAAGTCATATCACAACATATCATTCCTGCATTTGTCTCTTAACCAACATTATTGTACTCTCATCACCCAATTTTATACTTGAAATAACTGTGCAAAACATTTTAACAAGCCTAGATCGAGACAGACATTGATGAAAGCAAAACTAAAAGGAATCCATTAATCCCAATTTACACTTACAATCCAAATTATACTTTTTCCTCGTTTTTTCGACAGTATAGAACTTGCAATTCAATTTCCtgtacaattcaaattcaaaaagaaagagaaagcttTAATGCATAAGGCACAGCTAAAACTGAGTTCACCTCAAGAATATTAGCGCAGACAGTTGCAGCAACGGCCTTGGCGGCATGAACATTCTCGCCAGCGATTATTGTCAAGTTAGTAATAATTGGTTTCGAGTTAAAAGTGAGCTCAGCTAACGCCGTCTTATACTGGCTAACTAACTCTTGCTGCTGGTGGTGTTGCTGCTGATGTGACACTGGTTGTGGCTCGTAAGCTCCACCGTCGCCACGGGTCAAATCATTGGTGTCGGAATCATTGGACCGGAATCTCAAACCAGAGGCGGGACCAACTGGGTTCGTTCGTTGAGAAAAATGCCGGATATTAGGGTTCGGAGTGAGGTCTTCAGTTAACCGTGGTTTTTTCAAACCAGGTTCTCTTGATCTATCAAATGATCTACGCGGATTCTCCATGTAAGCAAATCGAAAACCCTAAATTCCTAAATCGATAATCACTCTTATTCTCATTTACAGTCAAATTAGCATATCAATTTACCAAAAGGGGGAAAATTACAACATTACAATAGCCTAAATCGAAACTTTAAAAAATCCAAAACCCTATACAAGAAAGGGAACAAAATAAAACCCTATGGAttatcatatataaaaaaataaaaaaaataaaaaaagagagagaaaaagaaaaagaaaaaagaaagaaacgattctaattctaattctaattctaattctaattctaattctaattctaatttctAAAGGTAAAGGAACAAAGAATAtcgatcaaaaagaaaaaatgcagagaaaatattttcagaaaGAAGAATTTGAAAGAAGAGGGAGAGGCTGGGTGGAGATAAAGAAAGGAGGAAGGTTAAAAGAGGCTAATTGTAAATATGGAGATTGTGGATGTCCAATAATGCAAAGGTCAGTCCAGAAGGTGAGTGGGAGGGCCTAAGATTTCAAACGGGAAATGTAAAacggaaaatattatattttatagccTTATTTGGTCGGCTTATCTTTGGGCCCTGTAAAGGATAAATACAAATCAACCCAGACCCAACAATTATTTGtaactaaattatatataaatttttatttaatgtataattGTATATAATATGTGAAATTCTAATTATGATTCaaatgtatttttgaaattttaattttaatttaattatatatatttaaagaaataaatacatcaatttatttttatattggatcaatataattatttatgtatgcaatatataaacataaaatgatgttatatcaataattttgtTAATACTTTACAATAATTGGATCAAATctaaatttcatgtataaaattgcacaaaatcaaagttcatataaacaattgcacattaaaccatagttcatatatgattttgatatttatccctatatttgttttatatattgtaCTAAgcgtaaaaataaatttaatatcaattattaatttATCAAAAGGAATTTAAAACTAATGCTAGAACTAATAaagtaaaagtataataaaattcATTTCCGACCATCCACTTTGTgtagaattaaattattaaagtacAAATAGACTAAAAATGGAATAATTCATACTATAAACTAATTCATTGATTTAAAACACACACATGATAAAAGTTCATAATAGGATACAAAAATTCACACATTTTAATTGTGCATGAAGAATCTTGAACTTATGTACTTAAGACTTAGAGCCTCATTAGCACCTTAATATGATATAAAATGTATCATTTACTAattataatatgatatataaaatatttacctTAGCCTtacaaaatgtatttttttttaataattttatttaataatttttttaatatctaaTGACTACTTACCATATTGATATAATAGCTTGGATTTAATTTATTTCTCCATaacttaagtaaaaaaaattggattctaatttaaaaaatcaaattctttatttggataataaataaaaagttcggTTTGAACCGAAGCAAATCCAAGTCAAGagttaatttttggattttaaaattcattttaaaatttagaattttcaaaatccaagattgattaaaaaaatatgagaaCTTTGTTCTCTCTTCTTTCACATTGACATCAAAACTCAAACAAAAAAAGTATTAATTTTACTTATAATATGTCATCAAAGAAGCTCAAGGTTTTTAGAATTGGGTCGGTAGATCCACTGGTTCAATTGATCTAATTGTTtcgattgaataaattattaaaaataaaaaatagataaaaatcgGTTTGACCATCAATTCGGCTGATTCACGAGTCAACCAATATGTCTCCTTATTCTGGACTTACCCCGATCGATTCCCGATCCAATTGGTCTAATCGGTCGCTTTAGTCCATTATTGAAAACAATGATGAAACTTcatgtattttatataatttccacaaaattaatttataaacccttgacttttaatttataatttccataattatGCCATGGGTTTGTTGGTTCAAccgatttaattaatttgattggtTCAATCAATTTGACTGGTACGATTAATTCTACCAATCCGTCCAattctattaaataaattattaaaaattcataaaattaaaaatattttaaaaataaaaaagttattcAATCGGTCTGTGTCGGTTCCCAAGTTAGTCAGTCTAATGCCTTTCTCTAGACTAGTATTGTAATACCCATTCCCCGACCCGATTGTCGAGACCAAGCTTCAGGATGCCACATT from Gossypium hirsutum isolate 1008001.06 chromosome A04, Gossypium_hirsutum_v2.1, whole genome shotgun sequence includes:
- the LOC107936636 gene encoding polyadenylation and cleavage factor homolog 4, with protein sequence MENPRRSFDRSREPGLKKPRLTEDLTPNPNIRHFSQRTNPVGPASGLRFRSNDSDTNDLTRGDGGAYEPQPVSHQQQHHQQQELVSQYKTALAELTFNSKPIITNLTIIAGENVHAAKAVAATVCANILEVPSDQKLPSLYLLDSIVKNIGRDYIKCFAARLPEVFCKAYRQVDAPLHQSMRHLFGTWKGVFPLQTLQVIEKELGFTPLVNSSSSGNTTSRMDTLSQRPPQSIHVNPKYLEKQRLQQSSRAKGMVNDMAGTLANSKEESERPDRGRSIAGLSYGDHSVKMNTPGIEVRRTRGNVTDQGLDAPWFGATSSITKTIPGQRNGFNIKPGSLNYSASKSVNADPRLQVTHNISGRNSSGLSSSWKNSEEEEFMWEMHSRLSELDAANFSNNLRRDRWTPDVSEKMDFESQLHRPQSIHDAGSRFDRDTSADALSTEQDKTSFGRQISTACTDGLPAMSSRRTESYSATVGGLPTGASSSLTSIGMRPQTNSSRLGASGVEILTNVASGSTGTSGKQRFQPMGTASPPEQSPMRQHSPSPSFPARHPHQQLQKLTDPDYQQAVSLLPADLKPSNFSVKLNVGSHRRSPHTSASLHPSLRSHLSQPPQPDSVQAEPSGQTQKPLPSQISKVEAASTLGSALEHSNPLAIQSSELSSTSNLLAAVMKCGILSSTSFTGSLPTKISQDGGQISQPSVPNRPPAVLTTSGLMLDSAISSGSATHDSIAATPNSSREKVEQLPLPPGPPPSSLVSNAPSPTSDAESKDTNPISNLLSSLVAKGLISAAKKGAASLPMPIQIQKSPGIERPTESLNKNSDIQSSSDAPRSSTMDEIPHAEPAPKCSVASHQFTSTEVESFIGLELRPDVIREFHSSVISGLLDDLPHCCSLCGLRLKLQGRLDRHLEWHEMKKTESRGSGRALRGWYPKLDDWLAGKPGQLVFGSTGSLNKLEKTTEKAELMVPADENQCACLLCGELFEDYFSLNRGEWMFKGAAYLAIPSKEGGVGTTDGCAAYSPIVHVNCMSESSVLDLGLSGDIKVEMEE